Proteins from a genomic interval of Amphiura filiformis chromosome 9, Afil_fr2py, whole genome shotgun sequence:
- the LOC140160244 gene encoding G-protein coupled receptor moody-like, translating to METCCVNTTTERQEERFAANNPVSDVERMMIATLLSMAGTLGITGNTLVISAVLLFKKLRSSTNVFVVNLCIADWITCVNMPWTVLAIVNPENEWPLPDWICVWCGFNLISCIGCSTFTLSLIAFNRLVIITSHAKLYPVIFTKTKMFFMVLFAWIFPLSLATIPLVSDFGDLGYDYKYRTCTWDTANPNSDTYSLLLATAFTPIQFLIIIICYFKIFLFIRGHTKRLHPGSSDTSTSHAPSNDLPTSDTPNDAPGASSLRNALTKRQVKVTKNMFYVVCGFVICLMPFGLSLMISVENVERLVFYSAVFLVSSCFINPIIYCTKHPDFKGAIIKILKCKCRNV from the coding sequence ATGGAAACGTGTTGTGTGAACACAACGACAGAAAGACAGGAAGAAAGATTTGCAGCCAACAATCCTGTATCAGATGTAGAAAGAATGATGATCGCTACATTGCTTAGCATGGCTGGTACTCTAGGTATCACAGGAAATACTTTAGTCATATCTGCTGTGTTGCTTTTCAAAAAACTTCGATCTTCAACTAATGTTTTTGTGGTCAACTTATGCATTGCTGATTGGATAACTTGCGTTAACATGCCTTGGACAGTCCTTGCAATTGTGAATCCAGAAAATGAGTGGCCTCTACCAGATTGGATTTGCGTTTGGTGTGGATTCAATTTGATATCTTGCATTGGGTGTAGTACCTTTACTCTTTCTTTGATTGCTTTCAATCGACTTGTAATCATAACTTCACATGCTAAACTTTATCCAGTAATctttacaaaaacaaaaatgttcttcATGGTATTATTTGCATGGATTTTCCCTTTAAGCTTAGCTACAATACCATTGGTGTCAGACTTTGGTGACTTGGGTTACGATTATAAGTACCGAACATGCACATGGGACACCGCGAACCCCAATTCTGATACTTATAGTCTTTTGCTAGCTACAGCTTTCACGCCAATTCAATttcttattataattatttgttatttcaaaatatttctatTCATCAGAGGTCACACAAAACGACttcatccggggtcatctgatACTTCAACATCTCATGCTCCAAGCAATGATCTACCGACATCAGATACCCCTAATGATGCACCTGGAGCCAGCTCACTAAGAAACGCTTTAACTAAACGACAAGTCAAAGTTACCAAGAACATGTTTTACGTGGTATGTGGATTCGTGATTTGCCTTATGCCATTTGGGCTTAGTCTAATGATAAGCGTTGAGAACGTCGAAAGACTAGTGTTTTACTCGGCAGTGTTTCTGGTGTCTAGTTGTTTTATTAATCCAATCATATATTGCACAAAACATCCTGACTTTAAAGGGGCTATAATAAAGATTTTAAAGTGCAAATGTAGGAATGTTTAA